One window from the genome of Actinoplanes teichomyceticus ATCC 31121 encodes:
- a CDS encoding glutamate ABC transporter substrate-binding protein encodes MRLTAQEGTVPVPPVPPVPPVPPVRPMRPALALLVVFAVLAGCGADPRPWRPTTGATGVLPLPENVQDPAEVPAAGPAPTCVPRASLRPRGALPAPGRMPAGSTMARIAARGRLIVGVDQNAYLFGYRDPASGDLVGFEIDIARAVAAAIFGDPAKVQFQAITTADRIPVIQNGSVDMVVRTMTMTCERWQQISFSTEYLASHQRLLVRKGSGIRDFGDLGGRKVCATRGSTSIRTIAAQPSKPVAVATDSTLDCLVMLQQGQVDAVSTIDVLLAGLAAQDPTTEVTGRAVTDEPSGIGISRNSPDLVRFVNGVLAKMRADGSWTRSYQRWLTPLGPAPAPPAAVYRD; translated from the coding sequence GTGAGGCTGACCGCTCAGGAGGGAACCGTGCCGGTGCCGCCGGTGCCGCCGGTGCCGCCGGTGCCGCCGGTGCGGCCGATGCGGCCGGCGCTCGCCCTGCTCGTCGTGTTCGCCGTGCTCGCCGGCTGCGGCGCCGACCCGCGGCCGTGGCGCCCGACGACCGGCGCCACGGGCGTGCTGCCGCTGCCGGAGAACGTCCAGGACCCGGCCGAGGTGCCCGCCGCCGGCCCGGCCCCGACCTGCGTGCCGCGGGCCAGCCTGCGACCCCGCGGCGCGTTGCCGGCGCCGGGCCGGATGCCGGCCGGCAGCACGATGGCCCGGATCGCCGCTCGGGGCCGGCTGATCGTCGGCGTCGACCAGAACGCGTACCTGTTCGGCTACCGTGACCCGGCCAGCGGCGACCTGGTCGGTTTCGAGATCGACATCGCCCGCGCGGTGGCCGCGGCGATCTTCGGCGATCCGGCGAAGGTGCAGTTCCAGGCGATCACCACGGCCGACCGGATCCCGGTGATCCAGAACGGCTCGGTGGACATGGTGGTCCGTACCATGACGATGACCTGTGAGCGCTGGCAGCAGATCTCCTTCTCCACCGAGTACCTCGCCTCCCACCAGCGGCTGCTGGTCCGCAAGGGGTCCGGCATCCGCGACTTCGGCGACCTGGGCGGCCGCAAGGTCTGCGCGACCCGGGGCAGCACCAGCATCCGGACGATCGCGGCGCAGCCGTCCAAGCCGGTCGCCGTGGCCACCGACAGCACCCTGGACTGCCTGGTCATGCTCCAGCAGGGCCAGGTGGACGCGGTGTCCACGATCGACGTGCTGCTGGCCGGCCTGGCCGCGCAGGACCCGACGACCGAGGTGACCGGGCGCGCGGTCACCGACGAGCCGTCCGGGATCGGCATCTCCCGCAACTCGCCCGACCTGGTGCGCTTCGTCAACGGGGTGCTGGCAAAGATGCGCGCCGACGGCTCCTGGACCCGCAGCTACCAGCGCTGGCTGACCCCGCTCGGGCCGGCTCCGGCCCCGCCGGCTGCGGTCTACCGGGACTGA
- a CDS encoding erythromycin esterase family protein — protein MIRYGDEVASIARELHDPGDLEIVLDRAESARVVMIGEATHGTHEFYTWRAALTRRLIAERGFSFVAVEGDWPDCERVNAAVRGVLGAPADPRSALLRYDRWPTWMWANEELVDFTRWLRELNEGRAPRGRAGFHGLDVYSLWESMREILTWLREHDPGAVRVALAAYRCFEPFNEDPNAYGWATQLVNATCEDRVVAMLAELRGRDFGVWQNAAVVAGAESYYRTMVRGGPESWNGRDRHMDETLDRLLTRYGPASKAVVWAHNTHVGDARATDQADHGEVTLGQLARDRFGWDEVLLVGMGSYRGSVVAGPRWGDPMEAMAVPPARGGSLEEILHLTAPRDALFVFPAGDERPDLLTTVLPHRAIGVVYRPERERWANYVPTVLGDRYDAFLWFDETHALRPLHTLRVNAREPETYPSGV, from the coding sequence ATGATCCGGTACGGCGACGAGGTGGCGTCGATCGCCCGGGAGCTGCACGACCCCGGTGATCTCGAAATCGTGCTCGACCGCGCGGAGTCGGCCCGCGTGGTGATGATCGGCGAGGCCACGCACGGCACGCACGAGTTCTACACCTGGCGGGCGGCGCTGACCCGGCGGCTGATCGCCGAGCGCGGCTTCTCCTTCGTCGCGGTGGAGGGCGACTGGCCGGACTGCGAGCGGGTGAACGCGGCGGTCCGCGGCGTGCTCGGCGCCCCGGCCGACCCGCGGTCCGCGCTGCTGCGGTACGACCGCTGGCCCACCTGGATGTGGGCGAACGAGGAGCTGGTCGACTTCACCCGCTGGCTGCGCGAGCTCAACGAGGGCCGCGCGCCGCGGGGCCGGGCCGGCTTCCACGGCCTGGACGTGTACTCGCTGTGGGAGTCGATGCGCGAGATCCTCACCTGGCTGCGCGAGCACGATCCGGGCGCGGTCCGGGTGGCGCTGGCGGCCTACCGCTGTTTCGAGCCGTTCAACGAGGATCCGAACGCGTACGGCTGGGCCACCCAGCTGGTCAACGCGACCTGCGAGGACCGGGTCGTCGCGATGCTCGCCGAGCTGCGCGGCCGTGACTTCGGGGTGTGGCAGAACGCGGCCGTGGTGGCCGGCGCGGAGAGCTACTACCGGACCATGGTGCGCGGCGGCCCGGAGTCCTGGAACGGCCGGGACCGGCACATGGACGAGACCCTGGACCGGCTGCTCACCCGGTATGGGCCGGCGTCGAAGGCGGTGGTCTGGGCGCACAACACGCACGTCGGCGACGCCCGGGCGACCGACCAGGCCGACCACGGCGAGGTGACGCTGGGGCAGCTGGCCCGGGACCGGTTCGGCTGGGACGAGGTGCTGCTGGTCGGCATGGGTTCGTACCGCGGCAGCGTGGTGGCCGGGCCGCGGTGGGGCGACCCGATGGAGGCGATGGCGGTGCCGCCGGCGCGGGGCGGCTCGCTCGAGGAGATCCTGCACCTGACCGCGCCGCGGGATGCGCTGTTCGTGTTCCCGGCCGGGGACGAGCGTCCGGACCTGCTCACCACGGTGCTGCCGCACCGGGCGATCGGGGTGGTGTACCGGCCGGAGCGGGAACGCTGGGCCAACTACGTGCCGACCGTGCTCGGCGACCGGTACGACGCGTTCCTCTGGTTCGACGAGACACACGCGCTGCGGCCGTTGCACACACTGCGGGTGAACGCCCGCGAGCCGGAAACGTATCCGAGCGGTGTGTAA
- a CDS encoding lytic transglycosylase domain-containing protein, producing MTRLAIRAASVALLLAGTAGGVYIGRQRPAPTAAAPDAAQVELADMQLLKQRQNEHAAARARVTVAEGAAARKAAAVAKVAAGYADKLDRSVAAAKKAAQQRSSGPVGYAGPIPSSCGEFSGSRAVGCALTLKAGFGLDQFACLNKLWNKESGWNYRAENRSSGAYGIPQSLPGSKMAAFGSDWRTNPATQIRWGLDYIKKRYDTPCGAWNHSVKYNNY from the coding sequence GTGACCCGGCTCGCCATTCGCGCCGCGTCCGTCGCGCTGCTGCTCGCCGGCACCGCCGGCGGTGTCTACATCGGGCGGCAACGGCCCGCGCCGACCGCGGCGGCGCCGGATGCGGCGCAGGTCGAGCTGGCCGACATGCAACTGCTCAAGCAGCGGCAGAACGAGCACGCCGCGGCCCGCGCCCGGGTGACCGTGGCCGAGGGCGCCGCGGCGCGCAAGGCCGCCGCGGTGGCCAAGGTCGCCGCCGGGTACGCCGACAAACTGGACCGCAGCGTGGCCGCCGCGAAGAAGGCGGCCCAGCAGCGCAGCAGCGGCCCGGTCGGGTACGCCGGCCCGATCCCGAGCTCGTGCGGCGAGTTCAGCGGCAGCCGGGCGGTCGGCTGCGCGCTGACCCTGAAGGCCGGCTTCGGCCTGGACCAGTTCGCCTGCCTGAACAAGCTGTGGAACAAGGAGAGCGGCTGGAACTACCGGGCCGAGAACCGCAGCTCCGGCGCGTACGGCATTCCGCAGTCGCTGCCCGGCAGCAAGATGGCGGCGTTCGGCTCGGACTGGCGGACGAACCCGGCCACCCAGATCAGGTGGGGCCTGGACTACATCAAGAAGCGCTACGACACCCCGTGCGGCGCCTGGAACCACTCGGTGAAGTACAACAACTACTGA
- a CDS encoding RDD family protein has protein sequence MTYPYPDGTPSSEPPTQVPTTPPPHTGVAPDLGVPVVGSLHAAAADLHESVAKQVGAPPPYPVTPPYAGYQTPPYGGYPPPAYPAPNLVTPGGRLGAQLLEAVLITFTGGIGWLVWALLIFGRGQTPARQLLGHVVVDGLTGQPFTWGRMAARELLIKGLLGYFAGVLTIGVYSLIDALMVFGERARTLHDKMAGSVVVYK, from the coding sequence ATGACATACCCCTACCCCGACGGCACCCCGAGCTCCGAGCCGCCCACCCAGGTGCCGACCACCCCGCCGCCGCACACCGGCGTCGCCCCCGACCTGGGCGTCCCGGTGGTCGGCAGCCTGCACGCCGCGGCCGCCGACCTGCACGAGTCGGTGGCCAAGCAGGTCGGCGCGCCGCCGCCCTACCCGGTCACCCCGCCGTACGCCGGTTACCAGACCCCGCCGTACGGTGGGTACCCGCCGCCGGCGTATCCCGCGCCGAACCTGGTCACGCCCGGCGGCCGGCTGGGCGCGCAGCTGCTGGAGGCCGTGCTGATCACGTTCACCGGCGGTATCGGCTGGCTCGTCTGGGCGTTGCTGATCTTCGGCCGGGGGCAGACGCCGGCCCGGCAGCTGCTCGGTCACGTGGTCGTCGACGGGCTGACCGGTCAGCCGTTCACCTGGGGCCGGATGGCGGCCCGCGAGCTGCTGATCAAGGGCCTGCTCGGGTACTTCGCCGGCGTGCTCACCATCGGGGTGTACTCGCTGATCGACGCGCTGATGGTCTTCGGGGAGCGCGCACGGACCCTGCACGACAAGATGGCCGGCAGCGTCGTCGTCTACAAGTGA
- a CDS encoding class I SAM-dependent methyltransferase: MDVFDEVAADYDSVGVDFFTPMGAALVDAAGITAGERVLDVGCGRGAVLFPAAEAAGPQGRVTGIDRAPGMVALTGAAAAHLPQVTVELGDAQAPRFRPGSFDVVTAGLVLFFLPDAGAALRAYRELLRPGGRLAVSTFAAHDPRHRAVMRTLASHAEDPPAPPAAAATFQDPDRLREAVAEAGFSGTTIAPFTVRSRFRDLDHFLAWVGSHTGRAVLRRIPAARWPAARAAIVPLLPDPPELTTTIHLVVTRVPAR, translated from the coding sequence ATGGACGTCTTCGACGAGGTGGCGGCGGACTACGACAGCGTGGGCGTGGATTTCTTCACCCCGATGGGCGCGGCCCTGGTCGACGCGGCCGGCATCACCGCCGGTGAGCGGGTGCTCGACGTCGGCTGCGGGCGCGGCGCGGTGCTGTTCCCGGCCGCCGAGGCGGCCGGGCCACAGGGCCGGGTGACCGGGATCGACCGGGCGCCCGGCATGGTGGCGCTGACCGGCGCGGCGGCCGCGCATCTGCCCCAGGTGACCGTGGAGCTGGGCGACGCGCAGGCGCCGCGGTTCCGGCCCGGATCGTTCGATGTGGTCACCGCCGGGCTGGTGCTGTTCTTCCTGCCGGACGCCGGGGCCGCGCTGCGGGCGTACCGGGAACTGCTGCGGCCCGGCGGCCGGCTCGCCGTCAGCACCTTCGCGGCGCACGATCCGCGCCACCGCGCGGTGATGCGGACCCTGGCGAGCCACGCGGAGGATCCGCCGGCCCCACCGGCGGCGGCCGCGACCTTCCAGGACCCGGACCGGTTGCGCGAGGCGGTGGCCGAGGCCGGCTTCTCCGGTACGACCATCGCCCCGTTCACCGTCCGCAGCCGGTTCCGCGATCTCGACCACTTCCTCGCCTGGGTCGGCTCGCACACCGGCCGGGCCGTGCTGCGCCGGATCCCGGCCGCGCGGTGGCCGGCCGCCCGCGCGGCGATCGTCCCGCTGCTGCCCGATCCGCCCGAGCTGACCACGACGATCCACCTGGTCGTCACCCGCGTGCCGGCGCGGTGA
- a CDS encoding DUF72 domain-containing protein, whose protein sequence is MWSLKSWQGRFAPHPLPPGERLRAYAGWCNAVEGNTTFYAVPARETVATWAAQTTPDFRLIPKIPKRITHELRMSGAEEELRLFLDAIEPLGPRAAALWIQLPGSFGPGDLGVLSRFLRGLPTSFRYAVEVRHPQFFTDPRRLEEVLAAARAEWIPFDTTAFFDRPPTSDAERDAWTKKPRMPRRDTALTDRPIVRYLGRDDTASTVAGWQPWVRTVAGWLREGRSPTVFVHTPDNADAPELARRFHAEVRARVPGLPPLPEPPPLPVDEPLTLF, encoded by the coding sequence ATGTGGTCCCTGAAGTCCTGGCAGGGCCGCTTCGCCCCGCACCCGCTGCCGCCGGGGGAGCGGCTGCGGGCGTACGCCGGCTGGTGCAACGCGGTCGAGGGCAACACCACGTTCTATGCCGTCCCGGCGCGCGAGACGGTGGCCACCTGGGCCGCACAGACCACCCCGGACTTCCGGCTGATTCCGAAGATCCCCAAGCGGATCACCCACGAGCTGCGGATGTCCGGCGCCGAGGAGGAGCTGCGGCTCTTCCTGGACGCCATCGAGCCGCTCGGCCCGCGCGCCGCGGCCCTGTGGATCCAGCTGCCCGGGTCCTTCGGCCCCGGTGACCTCGGCGTCCTGTCGCGGTTCCTGCGTGGCCTGCCGACCTCCTTCCGGTACGCCGTGGAGGTCCGCCACCCGCAGTTCTTCACCGATCCACGCCGTCTGGAGGAGGTGCTCGCCGCCGCCCGGGCCGAGTGGATCCCGTTCGACACCACCGCGTTCTTCGACCGCCCGCCGACCAGCGACGCCGAACGCGACGCCTGGACCAAGAAGCCGCGCATGCCCCGCCGTGACACCGCGCTGACCGACCGCCCGATCGTCCGCTACCTGGGGCGCGACGACACCGCCTCGACCGTGGCCGGCTGGCAGCCGTGGGTGCGCACGGTGGCCGGGTGGTTGCGCGAGGGCCGCTCGCCGACGGTGTTCGTGCACACCCCGGACAATGCCGACGCCCCGGAGCTGGCCCGCCGTTTCCACGCCGAGGTCCGGGCCCGGGTCCCCGGGCTGCCGCCGCTGCCGGAGCCCCCGCCGCTACCGGTCGACGAGCCGCTCACCCTGTTCTGA
- the glgX gene encoding glycogen debranching protein GlgX, whose amino-acid sequence MKIWPGNPYPLGATYDGGGTNFAIFSEAAERVELCLFDDEGNETRVDLPEREALVWHGYLPRVVPGQRYGFRVHGPYDPDRGLRCNPSKLLLDPYAKAIDGDYRWDQALFSYNFGDPQSRNHIDSAPFTPRSVVINPFFDWGNDRPLKIPFHQTVIYEAHVKGMTISHPDVPEDVRGTYSGLAHPVMIEYFQRLGVTAVELMPVHQFVHDSGLVERGLRNYWGYNTIGFFAPHNDYSSFGGAGGQVQEFKSMVKALHQAGIEVILDVVYNHTAEGNHLGPTLSFRGIDNPAYYRLVDGDRQYYYDTTGTGNSLNVRHHESLRLIMDSLRYWVTEMHVDGFRFDLAAALAREFHEVDRLAAFFDLVNQDPVVSQVKLIAEPWDVGDGGYQVGGFPPNWTEWNGKYRDCVRDFWRGEPSSLGEFASRFTGSSDLYEIDGRRPIASINFVTAHDGFTLHDLVSYNDKHNEANGEDNRDGESHNRSWNCGVEGPTEDPDVIVLRERQKRNFLATLLLSQGVPMIAHGDELGRTQRGNNNVYCQDSELSWVDWVDAREEDVLTHFVRLLTELRAEHPIFRRRRFFTGEPSGDSKLPDIAWLRRDGEVMTEADWNTRSGMTMTVFLNGHGIPERGPLGEEITDDSFLLLFNPLDEDVSFTLPAREYGKTWEIVAHTADPLLARRRRTARAGSRVDVIRHALVVLRCRY is encoded by the coding sequence ATGAAAATCTGGCCCGGGAATCCGTACCCGCTGGGCGCGACCTACGACGGCGGCGGCACCAACTTCGCGATCTTCTCGGAGGCCGCCGAGCGGGTGGAGCTGTGCCTGTTCGACGACGAGGGCAACGAGACCCGGGTCGATCTGCCGGAGCGCGAGGCGCTGGTCTGGCACGGCTACCTGCCCCGCGTCGTCCCGGGCCAGCGGTACGGCTTCCGCGTGCACGGCCCGTACGACCCGGACCGGGGGCTGCGCTGCAACCCGAGCAAGCTGCTGCTCGACCCGTACGCCAAGGCGATCGACGGCGACTACCGCTGGGACCAGGCGCTGTTCTCGTACAACTTCGGCGACCCGCAGTCGCGCAACCACATCGACTCGGCCCCGTTCACGCCGAGGTCCGTGGTGATCAACCCGTTCTTCGACTGGGGCAACGACCGGCCGCTGAAGATCCCGTTCCACCAGACGGTGATCTACGAGGCGCACGTCAAGGGCATGACGATCAGCCATCCGGATGTCCCGGAGGACGTCCGCGGCACCTACTCCGGGCTGGCCCACCCAGTGATGATCGAGTATTTCCAGAGGCTGGGCGTCACCGCGGTGGAGCTGATGCCGGTGCACCAGTTCGTGCACGACAGCGGTCTGGTCGAGCGGGGGCTGCGCAACTACTGGGGTTACAACACGATCGGTTTCTTCGCCCCGCACAACGACTACTCGTCGTTCGGCGGCGCGGGCGGGCAGGTGCAGGAGTTCAAGTCGATGGTCAAGGCCCTGCACCAGGCCGGTATCGAGGTCATCCTGGACGTGGTCTACAACCACACCGCCGAGGGCAACCACCTCGGGCCGACGCTGTCGTTCCGGGGCATCGACAATCCGGCCTACTACCGGCTCGTGGACGGCGACCGGCAGTACTACTACGACACCACCGGCACCGGTAACAGCCTGAACGTGCGCCACCACGAGTCGCTGCGGCTGATCATGGATTCGTTGCGGTACTGGGTGACCGAGATGCACGTCGACGGGTTCCGGTTCGACCTGGCCGCGGCGCTGGCCCGGGAGTTCCACGAGGTGGACCGGCTGGCCGCGTTCTTCGACCTGGTGAATCAGGATCCGGTGGTGTCGCAGGTGAAGCTGATCGCCGAGCCGTGGGACGTCGGCGACGGCGGGTACCAGGTGGGCGGCTTCCCGCCGAACTGGACGGAGTGGAACGGCAAGTACCGCGACTGCGTGCGGGACTTCTGGCGCGGCGAGCCGTCCAGCCTGGGCGAGTTCGCGTCCCGGTTCACCGGCAGCTCCGACCTGTACGAGATCGACGGGCGCCGGCCGATCGCGTCGATCAACTTCGTCACCGCGCACGACGGGTTCACCCTGCACGACCTGGTGTCGTACAACGACAAGCACAACGAGGCCAACGGCGAGGACAACCGCGACGGGGAGAGCCACAACCGCTCGTGGAACTGCGGCGTCGAGGGGCCCACCGAGGACCCGGACGTGATCGTGCTGCGCGAGCGGCAGAAGCGCAACTTCCTGGCCACGCTGCTGCTCAGCCAGGGCGTGCCGATGATCGCGCACGGCGACGAGCTGGGCCGCACCCAGCGCGGCAACAACAACGTCTACTGTCAGGACAGCGAGCTGAGCTGGGTGGACTGGGTCGATGCGCGCGAGGAGGACGTGCTGACCCACTTCGTCCGGCTGCTCACCGAGCTGCGCGCCGAGCACCCGATCTTCCGGCGCCGCCGGTTCTTCACCGGCGAGCCGTCCGGCGACTCGAAGCTGCCGGACATCGCGTGGCTGCGCCGCGACGGCGAGGTGATGACCGAGGCGGACTGGAACACCCGCAGCGGCATGACCATGACGGTCTTCCTCAACGGGCACGGCATCCCGGAGCGCGGCCCGCTCGGCGAGGAGATCACCGACGACTCGTTCCTGCTGCTGTTCAACCCGCTCGACGAGGACGTGTCGTTCACCCTGCCGGCCCGCGAGTACGGCAAGACCTGGGAAATCGTCGCGCACACCGCCGACCCGCTGCTGGCCCGCCGCCGCAGGACCGCCCGGGCCGGCAGCCGCGTCGACGTCATCCGGCACGCCTTGGTGGTGCTGCGCTGCCGCTACTGA
- a CDS encoding PP2C family protein-serine/threonine phosphatase codes for MGGRALSGQPPGAVLDRAAAVERAVGLLAGRARCRLADAYRHLLRIAAEQRRHPADVAARVIALLDHVDGPPPLPPALIADRLAAVEELANLGWGEWDLTTGEVYWSPQLYRIYERDPALGPPTCAEGPRTGGLSLREAAFAASGDKDRIEVTERVRIGGRIRRLRTVADTVRDADGRPVRLFGVVQDVTGQQVSAQRLAEVEHELDRQRRAATAEHDLALRLQEIILPIPDEPIVLPGLRAAVRYLPAGQETMVGGDWYHAGALRDGSVLLAVGDVAGHGTQAASNMAQLRHALRALTVVDSDPATLLRHLNRLTCELERQTPELAVTAVIARFDPYRRELVWAQAGHPPPLLCRNGRTAPLVRPAGPMLGVVEDARYAAAVTDLLPGDVLLLYTDGLVEHRGQSLDAGLDAVIATVDEAVRAAPQQPLPELVGRLRRANPDDDTCILAVRPSTGTTRDLRHLVGRI; via the coding sequence GTGGGTGGTCGGGCGCTGAGCGGTCAGCCGCCGGGCGCGGTGCTCGACCGGGCGGCCGCCGTGGAGCGGGCGGTCGGCCTGCTCGCCGGCCGGGCCCGCTGCCGGCTCGCCGACGCGTACCGGCACCTGCTGCGGATCGCCGCCGAGCAGCGCCGGCATCCGGCCGACGTGGCCGCCCGGGTGATCGCGTTGCTGGACCACGTGGACGGCCCGCCGCCGCTGCCGCCGGCCCTGATCGCCGACCGGCTCGCCGCGGTGGAGGAACTGGCGAACCTGGGCTGGGGCGAGTGGGACCTGACCACCGGCGAGGTCTACTGGTCGCCCCAGCTGTACCGGATCTACGAGCGCGACCCGGCGCTGGGGCCGCCGACCTGCGCCGAAGGGCCGCGCACCGGCGGCCTGTCGCTGCGCGAGGCCGCGTTCGCCGCGTCCGGCGACAAGGACCGGATCGAGGTGACCGAGCGGGTCCGGATCGGTGGCCGGATCCGCCGGCTGCGTACGGTCGCCGACACCGTCCGGGACGCCGACGGCCGGCCGGTACGCCTGTTCGGCGTCGTCCAGGACGTGACCGGACAGCAGGTCAGCGCCCAGCGGCTGGCCGAGGTGGAGCACGAGCTGGACCGGCAGCGCCGGGCCGCGACCGCCGAGCACGACCTGGCCCTGCGGTTGCAGGAGATCATCCTGCCGATCCCGGACGAGCCGATCGTGCTGCCCGGGCTCAGGGCCGCGGTCCGCTACCTGCCGGCCGGCCAGGAGACCATGGTCGGCGGCGACTGGTACCACGCGGGCGCCCTGCGCGACGGGTCGGTGCTGCTCGCGGTCGGTGACGTGGCCGGGCACGGCACGCAGGCGGCCAGCAACATGGCCCAGCTGCGCCACGCTCTGCGCGCGCTCACCGTGGTCGACAGCGACCCGGCCACCCTGCTGCGCCATCTCAACCGGCTCACCTGCGAGTTGGAACGCCAGACCCCGGAACTGGCGGTCACCGCGGTGATCGCGCGGTTCGACCCGTACCGCCGGGAGCTGGTGTGGGCGCAGGCCGGGCACCCGCCGCCGCTGCTGTGCCGCAACGGCCGGACCGCGCCGCTGGTGCGACCGGCCGGGCCGATGCTGGGGGTCGTGGAGGACGCCCGCTACGCCGCCGCGGTCACCGACCTGCTCCCCGGTGACGTGCTGCTGCTCTACACCGACGGGCTGGTCGAGCACCGCGGGCAGAGCCTGGATGCCGGCCTGGACGCGGTGATCGCCACGGTCGACGAGGCCGTCCGCGCCGCCCCGCAGCAGCCCCTGCCCGAGCTGGTCGGCCGGTTGCGCCGGGCCAACCCGGACGACGACACCTGCATCCTGGCGGTTCGCCCGTCGACCGGGACCACCCGGGACCTGCGGCACCTGGTCGGCCGGATCTGA
- a CDS encoding alpha/beta fold hydrolase, translating to MNKILRLLLAALLSACWAAVAVARPASATLASGYVLTSSAVTLPAELSALATGRRIQYLSTSITGAATTATGLVLTPRTGKNNRVVAWAHGTTGLADQCAPSANQAVFWPEARIAVAELLSRGWTVAATDYPGLGTAGAHPYLVGASEARAIIDSVKAARNLDAALSTQYVIDGHSQGGQGALFANQIASSYDGNLVLRGTSAIAPVSNTDVIVPYIPGTPEQGYLVMALYGLNAVDPGVQPLSVLAAPAKAKLPVLATGCLNEILLAYRDLTAEQLVVGGVVPDAVLAKFAQYDNPAQTAPSAPILIVQGTADTAVPYDVTAGVLVPQLQAYSQPVRFEAIQDATHDTSVIESADLVADWIATRFA from the coding sequence ATGAACAAGATTCTCCGCCTGCTGCTCGCCGCGCTGCTGAGCGCGTGCTGGGCAGCCGTCGCGGTCGCCCGACCGGCATCCGCGACCCTGGCGTCCGGGTACGTCCTGACCAGTTCGGCCGTCACCCTTCCGGCCGAACTGTCCGCGCTGGCGACCGGAAGGCGCATCCAGTACCTGTCCACGTCGATCACCGGGGCTGCCACCACCGCGACCGGCCTGGTCCTCACCCCGAGGACCGGGAAGAACAACCGGGTCGTCGCCTGGGCGCACGGCACCACCGGGCTCGCCGACCAGTGCGCCCCGTCGGCCAACCAGGCAGTGTTCTGGCCGGAGGCCCGCATCGCGGTGGCCGAGCTGCTGAGCCGGGGCTGGACGGTGGCCGCCACCGACTATCCCGGGCTGGGCACGGCCGGCGCGCACCCGTACCTGGTCGGCGCGAGCGAGGCCCGGGCGATCATCGACAGCGTCAAGGCGGCGCGCAACCTGGACGCCGCGCTGAGCACGCAGTACGTCATCGACGGCCACTCCCAGGGCGGCCAGGGCGCGCTGTTCGCCAACCAGATCGCTTCGTCCTACGACGGGAACCTGGTGCTGCGCGGCACGTCCGCCATCGCCCCGGTCAGCAACACCGACGTCATCGTGCCGTACATCCCCGGCACCCCCGAGCAGGGTTACCTGGTGATGGCGCTGTACGGCCTGAACGCCGTGGACCCCGGCGTGCAGCCGTTGAGCGTGCTCGCCGCCCCGGCCAAGGCCAAGCTGCCGGTGCTGGCCACCGGATGCCTCAACGAGATCCTGCTGGCGTACCGGGACCTCACCGCGGAACAGCTGGTGGTCGGTGGCGTGGTGCCCGACGCGGTGCTGGCCAAGTTCGCCCAGTACGACAACCCGGCGCAGACCGCACCCAGCGCCCCGATCCTGATCGTGCAGGGGACCGCCGACACCGCGGTGCCCTACGACGTCACCGCCGGCGTGCTGGTCCCGCAGCTGCAGGCGTACAGCCAGCCGGTGCGGTTCGAGGCGATCCAGGACGCCACGCACGACACCTCGGTGATCGAGTCGGCCGACCTGGTCGCCGACTGGATCGCGACCCGGTTCGCCTGA
- a CDS encoding MerR family transcriptional regulator, translated as MPYTPGEVAGKLGVSIDTLRYYERIGLLHGIARTSGGQRVFSDDDLGRIGLLRCLRDSGMPIARLRRFAELLHDGEDAAQQRVELLAEHDREIDERVARLRREQERVREKIAWYRAETARRKEAP; from the coding sequence ATGCCGTACACGCCGGGTGAGGTGGCCGGGAAACTCGGGGTCAGCATCGACACACTGCGCTATTACGAACGGATCGGACTTCTGCACGGCATCGCCCGCACCAGCGGCGGCCAGCGGGTCTTCTCCGACGACGATCTGGGCCGCATCGGGTTGCTGCGCTGCCTGCGCGACTCGGGTATGCCGATCGCCCGGCTGCGTCGCTTCGCCGAATTGCTGCACGACGGCGAGGACGCGGCCCAGCAGCGCGTCGAGCTGCTCGCCGAGCACGACCGGGAGATCGACGAGAGGGTCGCCCGGCTGCGACGGGAGCAGGAGCGCGTGCGCGAGAAGATCGCCTGGTACCGTGCCGAGACCGCACGCCGCAAGGAGGCCCCGTGA
- a CDS encoding DUF397 domain-containing protein: MTEKTYAAEFDRKAAAWRRSTRSYSDNCVEVAELPDGGRAVRDSKNPDGPILFFTPSEWAAFVGGAKDGEFDN; encoded by the coding sequence ATGACAGAGAAGACCTACGCTGCGGAATTTGACCGGAAGGCGGCGGCCTGGCGCCGGAGCACCCGCAGCTACTCCGACAACTGCGTCGAGGTGGCCGAGCTGCCCGACGGTGGCCGCGCGGTCCGCGACTCGAAGAACCCGGACGGGCCGATCCTCTTCTTCACCCCGTCGGAGTGGGCGGCGTTCGTCGGCGGCGCCAAGGACGGCGAGTTCGACAACTGA